In Labrys monachus, the genomic stretch GCTGCATCGCCGCATGGGTGTGCGCGAGGCGATCCGGCGCGCCGCCGGCCTGCTCCGGCAGGTGCATGTGCGCGACCCCGACCAGCGCATCCACGATTATCCCCATGGCTTCTCGGGCGGCATGCAGCAGCGGGCGATGATCGCCATGGGGCTGGCGCTGGAGCCGGAGCTGCTGATCGCCGACGAGCCGACGACGGCGCTCGACGTCACCGTGCAGGCGCAGGTGCTGCGCCTGCTCAAGGAGATCCGGGCGCGCAAGGGCACCTCGATCCTGTTCATCACCCATGATCTCGGCGTGGTCGCGGAGCTCTGCGACTGGGTCTATGTGATGTATCGCGGCCGCATCGTCGAGGAGGGATCGGTGGAGCGCATCTTCACGGCGCCGCGCGACGCCTATACCCGCACCCTGCTGGCCGCGACGCCGACGCTGTTCGCGCCGGCGCGCCCGGAGGGCCTGGCGTGAGCGACACCGTGATCCAGGTCACCG encodes the following:
- a CDS encoding ABC transporter ATP-binding protein, yielding MTMEEERFHADPAKGPTLRIRDLVVEFPKRSGPVRVVDRVSLDVWPGEIVGVIGESGSGKTMTALSTLRMLPKRASVAGSIELGARPLLSLPAAAMRRLRGDRLAFIPQDAMRALNPTMRIRRQVGEPFVLHRRMGVREAIRRAAGLLRQVHVRDPDQRIHDYPHGFSGGMQQRAMIAMGLALEPELLIADEPTTALDVTVQAQVLRLLKEIRARKGTSILFITHDLGVVAELCDWVYVMYRGRIVEEGSVERIFTAPRDAYTRTLLAATPTLFAPARPEGLA